From the Lysobacterales bacterium genome, one window contains:
- a CDS encoding ATP-binding cassette domain-containing protein, with the protein MIETRNLSKRYGEFVAVDRISFRVEPGQVLGFLGPNGAGKSTTMKMLAGFLTPSDGSASICGHDVVESALAAKRLVGYLPEGAPSYGEMTVHGFLEFIADIRGLSGEQRRRQLDDAIGRLSLQGVVQQSIETLSKGFKRRVGLAQAILHDPKVLVLDEPTDGLDPNQKHEVRALIQAMAKDKTIIVSTHILEEVHAVCNRAIIIARGKVLADDTPAALEARSRFHQAVSLSADNAQAARDVLVRIGDVAAVEIDTQDQRVTAFPRPGKAIFGAVVDALKANGIQVHEIALEQGRLDEVFRQITTTAKEAA; encoded by the coding sequence ATGATCGAAACCAGAAACCTCAGCAAACGCTACGGCGAATTCGTTGCCGTCGACCGCATCAGCTTCCGGGTCGAACCCGGGCAGGTGCTCGGCTTCCTCGGCCCGAACGGTGCCGGCAAGTCCACCACGATGAAGATGCTCGCCGGGTTCCTGACGCCGAGCGATGGCAGCGCGTCGATCTGCGGCCACGACGTGGTCGAATCCGCGCTCGCCGCCAAGCGTCTGGTCGGCTATCTGCCGGAAGGAGCCCCGAGCTACGGCGAGATGACGGTGCACGGCTTCCTCGAATTCATCGCCGACATCCGAGGTCTGTCGGGTGAACAGCGTCGTCGGCAGCTGGACGATGCCATCGGTCGCCTGAGTCTGCAGGGTGTGGTGCAGCAATCGATCGAAACCCTGTCCAAGGGATTCAAGCGTCGCGTCGGACTGGCGCAGGCGATCCTGCATGACCCGAAGGTGCTGGTGCTCGACGAGCCCACCGACGGCCTCGATCCGAACCAGAAGCACGAGGTGCGTGCCCTGATCCAGGCGATGGCCAAGGACAAGACCATCATCGTGTCGACGCACATCCTCGAAGAGGTCCACGCGGTCTGCAACCGCGCCATCATCATCGCGCGCGGCAAGGTGCTGGCCGACGACACGCCGGCTGCGCTGGAGGCGCGTTCGCGCTTCCACCAGGCGGTGTCGTTGAGTGCCGACAACGCGCAGGCCGCGCGTGACGTGCTGGTCCGGATCGGCGACGTCGCGGCAGTCGAGATCGATACCCAAGATCAGCGCGTGACGGCGTTCCCGCGCCCGGGCAAGGCGATCTTCGGCGCCGTCGTCGATGCCTTGAAGGCGAACGGCATCCAGGTGCACGAGATCGCACTCGAGCAGGGGCGGCTCGACGAAGTCTTCCGCCAGATCACGACCACCGCCAAGGAAGCCGCATGA
- a CDS encoding ABC transporter permease subunit, giving the protein MSPTRILFRRELASYFATPVAYVFIVIFLLLSGAFTFYMGGFYERGQADLQPFFGFHPWLYLFLIPAVAMRLWAEERKSGSIELLLTLPVTMGQAVLGKFLAAWAFVGIALALTFPIWITVNYLGDPDNGVIVASYLGSLLMAGAFLAVGSCLSAMTRNQVVAFILTVVACFLLLLSGFPMVLDFFRGLGLPQGVIDAISGLSFLTHFNAISKGVLDLRDLFYFGLMIGFWLYATTIVIDLKKAD; this is encoded by the coding sequence ATGAGTCCGACCCGCATCCTGTTCCGGCGCGAACTCGCGAGTTACTTCGCGACGCCGGTGGCCTACGTGTTCATCGTCATCTTCCTGCTGCTCTCGGGCGCGTTCACGTTCTACATGGGAGGATTCTACGAGCGCGGCCAGGCCGACCTGCAGCCGTTTTTCGGCTTCCACCCCTGGCTGTACCTGTTCCTGATTCCCGCAGTGGCGATGCGGTTGTGGGCCGAGGAGCGCAAGTCCGGCAGCATCGAACTGCTGCTCACCTTGCCGGTCACGATGGGCCAGGCCGTGCTCGGCAAGTTCCTCGCCGCCTGGGCCTTCGTCGGCATCGCGCTGGCACTGACGTTTCCGATCTGGATCACCGTGAACTACCTCGGTGACCCGGACAACGGCGTGATTGTCGCAAGCTACCTCGGTTCGCTGCTGATGGCCGGTGCGTTCCTCGCGGTCGGCTCCTGCCTGTCGGCGATGACGCGCAACCAAGTGGTCGCCTTCATCCTCACCGTGGTCGCCTGCTTCCTGCTGCTGCTGTCCGGTTTCCCGATGGTGCTGGATTTCTTCCGCGGCCTCGGGTTGCCGCAGGGCGTGATCGACGCGATTTCCGGGCTGTCGTTCCTGACCCATTTCAACGCGATCAGCAAGGGCGTGCTGGATCTGCGCGACCTGTTCTATTTCGGGCTGATGATCGGTTTCTGGCTGTATGCCACGACCATCGTCATCGACCTCAAGAAAGCCGACTGA
- a CDS encoding Gldg family protein, translating to MSLNRRTLTGGSLALLGVLLVAVLVIGNVVLRGARIDLTGNHQYTLSQGTKHILSGIDEPINLYFYYSDRATQDIPLLRNYAVRVRELLEEMAAKSGGKLRLNVIDPLPFSEEEDRASGFGLQALPVGAAGESVFFGLAGTNSTDGQSVIPFFQPDKEVFLEYDIAKLVHSLVVGKKPVVGVLAGLNVASGFDPATRQMRDGWAFYQELGDLFDLRQLNPAATTKIDAEIGTLLLVHPKGFSDDLSYAIDQFVLRGGRLVVFVDPYSERDDSGNDPENPQAAMFAKRDSDLPTLFKAWGIDYDPTMVVLDAANALPVQTQPNAPPTRHLAILGLGKDSLSQDEIPTAQLESINFSTAGQFKVADGSALKLIPFVQSSGDAMLYEAEQLKFMPDPEQLYERFAATKEHYVIAGRLEGKLKTAFPARSDEGHLSESKEAANIVLVADTDVLSDRLWVQVQNFFGQKLMNAFANNGDLIINIVDNLAGSADLIGIRGRATSARPFTTVEAIKRQADQRFRQKEQELQKQLADTEQKLNDLQQGKSAENATILTPEQQAELTRFRDDKVRIRKDLRQVRRQLDADIESLGSKLKLINIGLMPLLLTIGALALLWWRRRERVKA from the coding sequence ATTTCATTGAATCGACGCACCCTGACCGGCGGTTCGCTGGCCCTGCTCGGCGTACTGCTGGTCGCGGTGCTGGTGATCGGCAACGTGGTGCTGCGCGGCGCCCGCATCGACTTGACCGGCAATCACCAGTACACGTTGTCGCAGGGTACGAAGCACATCCTGTCCGGCATCGACGAGCCGATCAATCTGTATTTCTATTATTCCGATCGTGCCACGCAAGACATTCCGCTGCTGCGCAATTACGCCGTGCGCGTGCGCGAGTTGCTCGAAGAGATGGCGGCGAAGAGCGGCGGCAAGTTGCGCCTGAACGTGATCGACCCCTTGCCGTTCTCGGAGGAAGAGGATCGAGCCTCCGGATTCGGTCTGCAGGCCTTGCCGGTGGGGGCAGCGGGCGAGTCGGTGTTCTTTGGCCTGGCCGGCACCAACAGTACCGACGGCCAGAGCGTGATCCCGTTCTTCCAGCCGGACAAGGAAGTGTTTCTGGAATACGACATCGCCAAGCTCGTGCACAGTCTGGTCGTCGGGAAGAAGCCGGTGGTCGGCGTGCTGGCAGGCTTGAATGTGGCCTCTGGTTTCGATCCGGCCACGCGCCAGATGCGCGACGGTTGGGCCTTCTATCAGGAACTTGGGGACCTGTTCGACTTGCGTCAGCTCAATCCGGCGGCGACGACGAAGATCGATGCCGAAATCGGCACCCTGCTGCTGGTCCATCCGAAGGGCTTCAGCGATGACCTGAGCTATGCCATCGACCAGTTCGTGCTGCGCGGTGGCCGTCTCGTCGTGTTCGTTGACCCCTATTCGGAGCGCGATGACTCCGGCAATGATCCGGAAAATCCGCAGGCGGCGATGTTCGCCAAGCGTGATTCGGACTTGCCGACGCTGTTCAAGGCCTGGGGCATCGACTATGACCCGACCATGGTCGTGCTCGATGCAGCCAACGCCTTGCCGGTGCAGACCCAGCCGAATGCGCCGCCAACCCGGCATCTGGCCATCCTGGGTCTCGGCAAGGACAGCTTGAGCCAGGACGAGATTCCGACGGCGCAACTGGAGAGCATCAATTTCTCGACCGCCGGCCAGTTCAAGGTGGCCGATGGGTCGGCGCTCAAGTTGATCCCGTTCGTACAGAGCAGCGGCGACGCGATGCTTTACGAGGCCGAGCAGCTGAAGTTCATGCCTGATCCGGAGCAATTGTACGAACGCTTCGCGGCAACGAAGGAACACTATGTCATCGCCGGTCGCCTCGAGGGCAAGCTCAAGACGGCATTCCCGGCGCGCAGCGACGAGGGACATCTGTCCGAATCGAAGGAAGCCGCCAACATCGTCCTGGTCGCCGACACCGACGTGCTGAGCGATCGTCTGTGGGTGCAGGTGCAGAACTTCTTCGGCCAGAAGCTGATGAATGCGTTCGCGAACAACGGCGACCTGATCATCAACATCGTCGACAACCTGGCGGGTTCCGCCGATCTGATCGGCATTCGCGGGCGTGCGACATCGGCACGGCCGTTCACGACGGTCGAAGCGATCAAGCGCCAGGCCGATCAGCGCTTCCGTCAGAAGGAGCAGGAACTGCAGAAGCAGCTGGCGGATACCGAGCAGAAACTGAACGATCTGCAGCAGGGCAAGTCGGCCGAGAACGCCACCATCCTGACTCCGGAGCAACAAGCGGAATTGACGCGCTTCCGTGACGACAAGGTGCGCATCCGCAAGGATCTGCGGCAGGTGCGGCGTCAGCTCGATGCCGATATCGAATCCCTGGGCAGCAAGCTGAAGTTGATCAACATCGGCCTGATGCCGCTGCTGCTGACCATCGGTGCGCTGGCGTTGCTGTGGTGGCGTCGCCGCGAACGCGTGAAGGCCTGA
- a CDS encoding DUF4340 domain-containing protein produces the protein MTRHTLVKLALGTTVAVVLALWASASRGPTDEAARVGEPLLKGLRESINEVTQLRVIEAGDKPAVTLQRVADGWTVVERGGYPADIGKVRETLIGLSEATLIEAKTANPERHSVLGVEDVAKPDAKGMRVEIDGKIPAKIVVGTYSTQGNGSFVRRNDEAQAWLAKGNLVPDRQAANWLVKDIVDIASDRIMRVEIKRGDSSFAVLKTSPEQTNYTVENLPAGRELLSEYEANGIASVLAGLKFDDVAKAESAVPDPSSMIVATFRTFDGLVIEITGFASEGKRYATFAASVDGARADLAAKAAQLNAVADHERATKAEAPAADSADPSTQPAAELPSPPLAVTDPAAFIAERRKAVDDEATKLNVLTKAWVYVLPAYKYANMDKRLEDLLKPKA, from the coding sequence ATGACGAGACATACGCTGGTCAAATTGGCCCTGGGCACCACGGTGGCCGTCGTGCTGGCCTTGTGGGCAAGCGCTTCGCGGGGTCCGACCGATGAGGCGGCTCGGGTCGGTGAGCCGCTGCTGAAGGGACTGCGCGAGTCGATCAACGAGGTCACGCAGTTGCGCGTGATCGAAGCGGGCGACAAGCCCGCCGTGACCTTGCAGCGCGTCGCCGACGGCTGGACGGTCGTCGAGCGCGGTGGTTATCCGGCCGATATCGGCAAAGTCCGTGAAACCCTGATCGGTCTGTCCGAAGCCACCCTGATCGAGGCCAAGACCGCGAATCCGGAGCGGCATTCGGTGCTCGGCGTCGAGGATGTTGCGAAGCCGGATGCCAAAGGCATGCGCGTCGAGATCGATGGCAAGATCCCGGCGAAGATCGTTGTCGGCACCTACAGCACGCAAGGCAATGGCAGTTTCGTGCGCCGCAATGACGAAGCCCAGGCCTGGCTCGCGAAGGGCAATCTGGTGCCGGACCGCCAGGCTGCGAATTGGTTGGTGAAGGACATCGTCGATATCGCCTCGGATCGCATCATGCGCGTCGAGATCAAGCGCGGCGACAGCTCGTTCGCGGTGCTCAAGACCTCGCCGGAGCAGACCAATTACACCGTCGAAAACCTCCCGGCCGGGCGGGAACTGCTGTCCGAGTACGAGGCCAACGGCATCGCCTCGGTCCTCGCCGGACTCAAGTTCGATGATGTTGCAAAGGCCGAGTCCGCGGTCCCAGATCCGTCCTCGATGATCGTCGCAACGTTCCGCACCTTCGACGGGCTGGTGATCGAGATCACCGGATTTGCATCGGAAGGCAAGCGTTATGCGACTTTCGCGGCCTCGGTCGACGGGGCGCGTGCCGACCTGGCTGCCAAGGCGGCGCAATTGAATGCCGTTGCCGATCACGAACGCGCCACCAAGGCCGAGGCGCCGGCTGCTGATTCGGCCGACCCCTCCACCCAGCCGGCAGCGGAACTCCCGTCGCCGCCTTTGGCCGTCACCGACCCAGCCGCCTTCATCGCCGAGCGCCGCAAGGCGGTCGATGACGAGGCGACCAAGCTGAACGTGCTCACCAAGGCCTGGGTGTACGTGCTTCCGGCGTACAAATATGCGAATATGGATAAGCGTCTTGAGGATCTTCTGAAGCCGAAGGCGTAA
- the rpsP gene encoding 30S ribosomal protein S16, with protein MMVKIRLSRGGAPKRPFYHIVVTDSRSARDGRSLERIGFYNPVATGKEVKLQLNAERAQHWMSQGAQPSDKVAYLLKQAAKPAA; from the coding sequence ATCATGGTCAAGATTCGTCTTTCCCGCGGCGGTGCGCCGAAGCGTCCGTTCTATCACATCGTCGTGACGGACAGCCGCAGCGCCCGCGACGGTCGCTCGCTGGAGCGCATTGGCTTCTACAACCCGGTTGCGACCGGCAAGGAAGTCAAGCTGCAGCTGAACGCCGAACGTGCGCAGCACTGGATGTCGCAGGGCGCGCAGCCGAGCGACAAGGTCGCGTACCTGCTGAAGCAGGCGGCCAAGCCGGCGGCTTGA
- the rimM gene encoding ribosome maturation factor RimM, with protein MSGRQITVGRIVGVHGVKGWVKLLSHTDPIDNLLRYRPWRVALDGSETELKPLEGRLQGKALVARLEGVDDRDQAMRWIGADIRIDRSLLPPPKKGEVYWVDLEGLKVRTTDGVLLGTVSHLFATAANDVVVVQGERERLIPFIKDRFVKSVDVDGGEIVVDWDPEF; from the coding sequence ATGAGCGGCCGCCAGATCACGGTTGGCCGCATCGTTGGCGTGCATGGCGTGAAAGGGTGGGTCAAGCTGCTCTCGCACACCGATCCGATCGACAACCTGTTGCGATACCGGCCTTGGCGCGTCGCGCTGGACGGCAGCGAAACCGAGTTGAAGCCGCTGGAAGGGCGGTTGCAGGGCAAGGCACTGGTGGCGCGACTCGAAGGTGTCGATGACCGCGATCAAGCCATGCGCTGGATCGGTGCCGACATCCGCATCGACCGTTCGCTGTTGCCGCCGCCGAAGAAGGGCGAGGTGTACTGGGTCGATCTGGAGGGATTGAAGGTCAGGACGACCGACGGCGTATTGCTCGGTACCGTGTCGCATCTGTTCGCCACCGCGGCGAATGACGTGGTGGTGGTGCAGGGAGAACGCGAGCGGCTGATCCCCTTCATCAAGGATCGGTTCGTCAAGTCGGTGGATGTGGACGGCGGCGAGATCGTCGTCGACTGGGATCCGGAGTTCTAG
- the trmD gene encoding tRNA (guanosine(37)-N1)-methyltransferase TrmD, which yields MRFDVLSLFPDFVRDTVKLGVVGRAMDRGLLDVQGWNPRDFTEDVHRTVDDRPCGGGPGMVMLIEPLRRCLAAAKAADPRPAKVLYLSPQGERLTQGKVEALARCERVILLCGRYEGIDERFLAASVDEEVSIGDYVLSGGELAAAVLIDAVGRLQDGALGDAASAQEDSFSNGLLDCPHYTRPVRDGGQDVPEVLLSGNHAHIRRWRLKQSLGRTWLRRPDLLARCDLDKAARKLLEEFRQEYFAEHGHDRSGRPDSRN from the coding sequence ATGCGCTTCGATGTGCTGAGCCTGTTTCCGGACTTCGTCCGCGATACGGTCAAGCTGGGCGTGGTCGGGCGCGCGATGGATCGCGGCTTGCTGGACGTGCAGGGATGGAACCCGCGCGATTTCACCGAGGACGTGCACCGCACTGTCGATGATCGACCCTGTGGCGGCGGACCCGGGATGGTGATGCTGATCGAGCCCTTGCGGCGCTGTCTGGCTGCAGCGAAGGCGGCAGATCCGCGGCCGGCGAAAGTGCTTTATCTCAGTCCTCAGGGTGAGCGGCTGACGCAAGGAAAAGTTGAAGCCTTGGCGCGCTGCGAGCGGGTGATCCTGCTATGCGGTCGTTACGAGGGCATTGACGAACGATTCTTGGCCGCTTCGGTGGACGAGGAAGTATCGATCGGCGATTATGTGCTGTCCGGCGGCGAGCTTGCCGCGGCGGTGCTGATCGACGCGGTCGGAAGATTGCAGGACGGCGCGCTCGGCGATGCCGCTTCTGCGCAGGAGGATTCGTTCTCCAACGGATTGCTGGACTGTCCGCATTACACGCGCCCGGTGCGCGACGGCGGACAGGACGTACCCGAGGTGCTGTTGTCCGGAAACCATGCGCACATTCGGCGCTGGCGTCTGAAGCAGTCTCTCGGCAGGACATGGTTGCGTCGCCCTGATCTCCTGGCGCGATGCGATCTGGACAAGGCAGCTCGGAAGCTGCTGGAAGAGTTTCGGCAGGAGTATTTCGCCGAGCATGGCCACGACCGGTCAGGACGACCGGACAGCCGAAACTGA
- the rplS gene encoding 50S ribosomal protein L19, giving the protein MNLLQQFEQSQMSRTLPAFSPGDSVVVNVKVKEGNRERVQAYEGVVIAMANAGLNSSFTVRKISHGTGVERVFQTHSPIIDSVQVKRRGAVRRAKLYYLRDLEGKAARIREDLSQSIAG; this is encoded by the coding sequence ATGAACTTGCTGCAGCAATTCGAACAGTCGCAAATGAGCCGCACGCTCCCGGCTTTCAGCCCGGGCGACAGCGTCGTCGTCAACGTGAAGGTCAAGGAAGGCAACCGCGAACGCGTGCAGGCCTATGAAGGCGTCGTCATCGCGATGGCCAATGCCGGCCTGAACTCGTCGTTCACCGTGCGCAAGATCTCGCACGGTACCGGCGTCGAGCGCGTCTTCCAGACCCACAGCCCGATCATCGATTCGGTGCAGGTCAAGCGTCGCGGTGCGGTGCGTCGCGCCAAGCTGTATTACCTGCGCGATCTCGAAGGCAAGGCAGCGCGCATTCGCGAAGACCTGTCGCAGAGCATCGCGGGCTGA
- a CDS encoding enoyl-CoA hydratase/isomerase family protein, producing the protein MPIEVPMFDGLQPRHWKYEIDGDRVLTLLLDRAGESVNSLSREVLEELGSLIERIQIEPPKAVILRSAKPAGFIAGADIREFRSFAERGETIDAIKRGHRVFAKLAGLKMPTVAAIHGHCMGGGLEISLACRYRIATNDPKTRLGVPEVKLGIQPGWGGTARLPHLVGAPAAFDMMLTGRGLSASNARAIGLVDKVCAPEELAARAKELALRGAHRPAGQRFKTWATNLWLTRQILAPQMRKQVARKADPKHYPAPFTMIEFWRRNGGSVAKGLAAEPRSVSKLAETPTARNLVRIFFLQEMLKGLGGGAEHGIRHVHVIGAGVMGGDIAAWCALQGFTVSLQDREMKYIEPALKRAEELFAKKLKTEDRIAPVRARLVADVESAKVPEADLIIEAIFENLDAKRALYANLEPRMKATAILATNTSSIPLTELRTQLAHPERFVGLHYFNPVAMMPLVEIVRHDGLDASVGARVAAFAKAIDKLPVPVATSPGFLVNRVLFPYMLEAATLYAEGVPGPVIDRAAKKFGMPMGPIELMDTVGLDVATGVSKVLSPFLGISIPDKLQGMIAAGKRGKKDGEGFYLWKDGRAQKPEVPSNYQAPGDLEDRMILPFLNEAVACLHERVVDDAEQLDAGIIFGTGFAPFRGGPIQYIRDTGAAALQTRLEALAAKHGERFKPKAGWDAL; encoded by the coding sequence ATGCCCATCGAGGTGCCCATGTTCGACGGTTTGCAGCCCCGCCACTGGAAATACGAGATCGACGGCGACCGCGTCCTGACCCTGCTGCTTGACCGCGCCGGCGAGTCGGTCAACAGCCTGTCGCGCGAGGTGCTCGAAGAACTCGGCAGCTTGATCGAACGCATCCAGATCGAGCCGCCCAAAGCAGTGATCCTGCGCTCGGCCAAGCCCGCAGGCTTCATCGCTGGCGCCGACATCCGTGAATTCCGCAGCTTTGCCGAACGTGGCGAAACCATCGACGCCATCAAGCGCGGTCATCGCGTGTTCGCGAAGCTCGCTGGCCTGAAAATGCCGACGGTCGCGGCGATCCACGGCCACTGCATGGGTGGCGGCCTCGAAATCTCGCTGGCCTGTCGTTATCGCATCGCGACGAACGATCCGAAGACCCGCCTCGGCGTGCCCGAAGTGAAGCTCGGCATCCAGCCCGGCTGGGGCGGCACCGCGCGTTTACCGCATCTGGTCGGCGCACCAGCAGCGTTCGACATGATGCTGACCGGGCGTGGCCTGAGCGCCAGCAATGCCCGCGCGATCGGCCTCGTCGACAAGGTATGCGCCCCCGAGGAATTGGCCGCGAGAGCCAAGGAACTGGCCCTGCGCGGTGCACATCGTCCGGCCGGACAACGCTTCAAGACCTGGGCGACGAACTTGTGGCTGACCCGCCAAATCCTCGCGCCGCAAATGCGCAAGCAGGTCGCGCGCAAGGCCGATCCGAAGCACTACCCCGCCCCGTTCACGATGATCGAATTCTGGCGTCGCAACGGTGGCAGCGTCGCAAAGGGCCTCGCAGCCGAACCGCGTTCGGTGTCGAAGCTGGCCGAGACGCCCACCGCCCGCAACCTGGTGCGCATCTTCTTCCTGCAGGAAATGCTGAAGGGACTCGGCGGCGGCGCCGAGCACGGCATCCGCCACGTGCACGTGATCGGCGCTGGCGTGATGGGCGGCGACATCGCAGCCTGGTGCGCCCTGCAGGGCTTCACCGTCAGCCTGCAGGACCGCGAGATGAAGTACATCGAGCCGGCCCTGAAACGCGCTGAGGAACTGTTCGCCAAGAAACTGAAGACCGAGGACCGGATCGCGCCGGTGCGTGCGCGCCTGGTCGCTGACGTCGAATCGGCCAAGGTGCCGGAGGCGGACCTGATCATCGAGGCGATCTTCGAGAACCTCGATGCCAAGCGCGCGCTGTACGCCAATCTCGAACCGCGCATGAAAGCGACGGCGATCCTGGCGACCAATACCTCCAGCATCCCGCTCACCGAACTGCGCACCCAGCTCGCCCATCCGGAACGCTTCGTCGGCCTGCACTACTTCAACCCGGTGGCGATGATGCCGCTGGTCGAAATCGTGCGGCATGACGGCCTCGACGCCTCCGTCGGCGCGCGCGTCGCCGCCTTCGCGAAAGCCATCGACAAGCTGCCGGTGCCCGTCGCGACCTCGCCCGGCTTCCTGGTCAACCGCGTGTTGTTCCCGTACATGCTTGAAGCCGCGACGCTATACGCGGAAGGCGTGCCGGGACCGGTGATCGACCGTGCCGCGAAGAAGTTCGGCATGCCGATGGGTCCGATCGAACTGATGGATACGGTCGGGCTTGATGTCGCGACCGGCGTGTCGAAGGTGCTCAGTCCGTTCCTCGGCATCTCGATACCGGACAAGCTGCAGGGCATGATCGCCGCCGGCAAACGCGGCAAGAAGGACGGCGAAGGTTTCTACCTGTGGAAAGACGGCCGCGCGCAGAAACCCGAGGTGCCGTCGAACTATCAGGCGCCGGGGGATCTGGAAGACCGCATGATTCTGCCCTTCCTCAACGAGGCCGTGGCCTGTCTGCACGAACGCGTGGTCGACGACGCCGAACAACTCGATGCCGGCATCATCTTCGGCACCGGGTTCGCGCCATTCCGAGGCGGCCCGATCCAGTACATCCGCGATACTGGCGCGGCTGCGCTGCAAACCCGACTGGAGGCGCTGGCGGCCAAGCATGGCGAGCGATTCAAGCCGAAGGCGGGATGGGACGCCCTTTGA